Proteins co-encoded in one Flavobacteriaceae bacterium MAR_2009_75 genomic window:
- a CDS encoding TonB-linked SusC/RagA family outer membrane protein, which yields MRKNLLNQSLTRFSFKFSVKLILSILLTLTPLYEASANSYSQNTDLSLDFDDVTIREVFNEIEATTEFRFMYESGQIDLQRKITIHVEKIKIDQVLNHLFGGTNIKYRTVNRQVILTKNKEVPEPSESGAIINKTPIKNKVQQEVTGIVLDMDGQPLPGANILEKGTTNGTQTDFDGNFTISVGDDAILVFSYIGFSTKEVPVDGQTNLSVSMSENAASLEEVVLVGYGTQSRAKVTGAISSVDGEGLTQRPVTSAATALQGQSPGLTIQNNGGAPGVEDVGIRIRGIGTLNNSNPLVLIDGIEQSLSSVEPQNIESISILKDAASAAIYGSRAANGVILVTTKRGASKGTTLTYDAFVGVQNPSFFPEKADTESWLRLENEAQVNAGGTPTYSEEYIQNAVAGTNPYEFPWANWEDGIFNESALMQQHAFSISSGGERGKIFASLNYNDSDGILQNFNNKRTTMLINADMYASDKLTFKMGLMYRNGNFSGPGHAINSSGVAGQQIVQGLLHINRNVVMAYPDGTYDLVSGYWNPHAMANEGETSMISDDVVAQGGFEYQVTEDLSLQGNVTYKLDNESTSRFMNSLAGMTNYVTGDPVAVSGWFATNELTETKNTTRELSQRLYLNYSKRFDVHDVEALVGYEEIHNKFKNVSASRQNFFNNDLRDLNAGAVDNQNISGYNQEWRLRSFFGRLNYSFDDKYLIQGNLRYDGSSRFGDGNRWGLFPSISAGWNLTNEEFMQNLVEDSFVSGIKLRASWGQLGNQNIGLNRFSSTYNLDQGYQFGGNVVSGSAIRNAGNPNITWETSTMTNLGLDATFLNNRLSLVAEYFWKYTDDILLDLPISSTIGVNPPVQNAAAVSNNGYEIGINYQGAYKPEDGFNYSIGLNFTDVINKIEDLNGAGPFFPDNFSIWTEGHSINTLRGLTSPGLYRSNEDLAEYPATIHPSVGIGDIIYEDVNGDGQITQSIAPGGDQVIIGNEDPRYEFGFRFDASYKGFDFSMFWQGVLQKQHLLDGAIPEGPAFQNFIHKEMAERSYHPERNPNGDWPLVTSGNSWNIVKSDFWLIDSKYARLKNFQLGYTFKQDIFSKLRLYVSGENMLTITSQKLFDPETPRGRSQFFPHTKTMSVGLNVVF from the coding sequence ATGAGAAAAAACCTTCTGAACCAATCGCTAACTCGGTTCTCCTTCAAATTCTCAGTAAAATTGATACTTTCAATTCTATTGACCCTAACCCCATTATATGAGGCAAGTGCAAACTCTTACAGTCAAAATACCGATTTAAGTCTCGATTTTGATGATGTAACCATACGAGAAGTCTTTAATGAAATAGAAGCTACCACAGAATTTAGGTTCATGTACGAAAGTGGTCAAATCGACCTTCAAAGAAAAATTACTATTCATGTTGAGAAAATAAAAATTGACCAGGTGCTAAACCATTTATTCGGTGGCACCAACATCAAATATCGTACGGTCAATCGGCAGGTTATCTTGACAAAAAACAAAGAGGTACCTGAACCAAGCGAATCAGGTGCAATTATTAATAAGACACCTATCAAAAACAAAGTACAGCAAGAAGTCACGGGTATAGTTCTAGATATGGATGGCCAACCCCTACCTGGAGCCAATATTCTTGAGAAAGGAACTACGAATGGTACACAGACCGACTTTGATGGAAACTTTACGATTTCTGTGGGCGATGATGCCATATTAGTGTTTTCATACATTGGTTTTTCAACCAAAGAAGTACCGGTCGATGGGCAAACCAATCTTTCCGTTAGTATGTCGGAGAATGCTGCCAGTCTCGAAGAAGTAGTATTGGTCGGTTATGGAACTCAAAGCAGGGCCAAAGTTACAGGAGCGATCAGTTCCGTTGACGGAGAAGGACTGACACAGCGACCTGTTACCAGTGCCGCCACAGCATTACAAGGTCAGTCGCCAGGTCTTACCATTCAAAACAATGGTGGTGCTCCAGGTGTCGAAGATGTAGGCATCAGAATAAGGGGTATCGGAACTCTGAACAATTCAAATCCATTGGTATTGATAGATGGTATCGAACAATCGCTTAGTTCGGTAGAACCCCAAAACATCGAATCCATATCTATTTTAAAAGATGCGGCCTCGGCTGCAATTTATGGGTCTAGGGCCGCAAATGGTGTAATTCTAGTAACTACAAAAAGAGGAGCTTCTAAGGGTACTACCTTAACCTACGATGCCTTTGTAGGTGTTCAAAACCCAAGTTTTTTTCCTGAGAAAGCCGACACCGAGTCGTGGTTAAGGCTAGAGAATGAAGCCCAAGTAAATGCAGGTGGTACGCCTACATATTCTGAAGAGTATATTCAAAATGCAGTTGCGGGTACGAACCCGTACGAATTTCCATGGGCCAATTGGGAAGATGGCATATTCAACGAAAGTGCCCTAATGCAACAGCATGCCTTTTCAATTTCAAGTGGTGGCGAGAGAGGTAAAATATTCGCCTCGTTGAATTATAATGATTCCGATGGTATTCTTCAAAATTTCAATAACAAAAGAACCACCATGCTCATCAACGCTGATATGTATGCCAGCGATAAATTAACTTTTAAAATGGGCCTTATGTACAGAAATGGTAATTTCTCTGGCCCGGGCCATGCTATAAATTCATCAGGTGTTGCAGGTCAACAAATAGTACAAGGTCTTCTTCATATCAATCGTAACGTCGTAATGGCGTACCCAGATGGCACTTATGATTTGGTATCAGGGTATTGGAACCCACATGCGATGGCCAATGAAGGAGAAACAAGCATGATTTCCGATGATGTTGTTGCCCAAGGCGGTTTCGAGTATCAGGTGACCGAAGATCTCTCATTACAAGGTAATGTCACCTATAAATTAGATAACGAATCGACCTCTCGGTTTATGAACAGTTTAGCTGGTATGACCAATTATGTAACTGGCGACCCGGTTGCGGTATCGGGTTGGTTTGCCACAAACGAACTAACAGAAACCAAAAATACTACTAGAGAACTTAGTCAAAGGTTATACCTTAACTACTCCAAAAGATTTGATGTTCACGACGTCGAAGCATTGGTGGGTTACGAAGAAATTCATAACAAGTTCAAGAATGTTAGTGCAAGCCGACAAAACTTTTTCAATAATGACTTAAGAGACTTGAATGCAGGTGCCGTAGACAATCAAAATATCAGCGGCTACAATCAAGAGTGGAGGTTACGCTCATTTTTTGGCCGATTAAATTATTCTTTTGATGATAAATATTTGATTCAGGGCAACCTTAGGTATGATGGATCTTCAAGATTTGGCGATGGCAACAGATGGGGGCTCTTCCCGTCGATTTCCGCTGGATGGAATTTAACCAATGAAGAATTTATGCAAAATCTGGTAGAAGATTCTTTTGTGAGCGGCATTAAACTGAGAGCCTCTTGGGGTCAACTCGGTAACCAAAATATCGGTCTAAACCGATTCAGTAGCACCTACAACTTAGATCAAGGTTATCAATTTGGTGGTAACGTGGTTTCTGGTTCGGCCATTCGAAATGCGGGAAATCCGAATATTACCTGGGAAACCTCCACCATGACCAACCTAGGTCTTGATGCAACATTTTTGAATAATAGACTCTCATTGGTAGCCGAATACTTCTGGAAGTATACCGATGATATTCTACTTGATCTACCTATATCATCTACGATCGGTGTTAACCCTCCGGTACAAAATGCCGCCGCCGTTTCGAACAACGGCTATGAAATAGGAATTAACTACCAAGGAGCTTATAAACCAGAAGATGGGTTCAACTATTCGATAGGTCTGAATTTTACAGATGTAATCAATAAAATTGAAGACTTGAATGGTGCCGGTCCGTTTTTTCCTGACAATTTTTCAATCTGGACAGAGGGTCATTCTATCAACACTTTACGAGGTCTTACCTCTCCCGGCCTATATAGAAGCAATGAAGATTTGGCCGAATACCCAGCTACCATACACCCAAGTGTAGGTATCGGAGACATTATTTATGAGGATGTAAACGGCGACGGTCAAATCACACAATCTATCGCCCCTGGTGGAGATCAAGTTATAATTGGCAACGAAGATCCGCGTTACGAATTTGGGTTCAGATTTGATGCTTCCTATAAAGGTTTCGATTTCTCCATGTTCTGGCAAGGTGTCTTGCAGAAGCAGCATTTACTTGATGGTGCCATACCGGAAGGGCCTGCTTTTCAGAATTTCATTCACAAAGAAATGGCTGAACGCTCTTACCACCCTGAAAGAAACCCTAATGGTGATTGGCCATTGGTCACTTCAGGCAACTCATGGAACATCGTAAAATCAGATTTTTGGCTAATTGACAGCAAATATGCCCGACTCAAGAACTTTCAATTGGGCTATACTTTTAAACAGGATATTTTCTCAAAACTCAGACTCTATGTTTCAGGAGAAAACATGCTTACGATCACTTCCCAAAAATTGTTCGATCCTGAAACTCCTAGAGGAAGAAGTCAATTCTTTCCTCATACGAAAACAATGAGTGTTGGTCTAAACGTGGTGTTTTAA
- a CDS encoding putative outer membrane starch-binding protein, whose protein sequence is MKNLDIIKGLVLMASALFFGCADGLDEGLDIEPTGAVSETVYWSSERDAVLAVNAIYNELDNTQSVIEFDGITDIGFRSASNVPTFNDVRLGEIDPSNATITGIWERYYRGIRKSNDVLANIDRVEDGDPSTMARLTAEARFLRAYYYMQLSSLWCNAPLILEPLDVNDQRPTNSKEELVNFVIDELEAIINSEALPLSYNNDNLGRVTQGAALATKARIAIRNNRFEEARDASLAVMDLGIYSLYPDYEELFQSAGQNSSEIIFDRQYAVGGSTYNNFGYSAASIGGNSTVEPMMGLFEKYEYIGPENPDDPYENKDPRWAYNVYYTGQPIGANIYNSWPTSATPDRVSGSEWATLYGYNLKKWVDYETFVENPSLGDVNMILIRYADVLLMYAESKIELNEIDASVYDAINQIRQRPTVEMPAITEGKSQAELREIVRDERVKELAFEGLRLFDLNRWQLGEEKVGLLQGMFYINESSGEWEILDYGQVAKFNPDRDYCWPVPQKEMDINDVITQNPGYTN, encoded by the coding sequence ATGAAAAACTTAGATATAATTAAAGGATTAGTATTAATGGCCTCAGCACTATTCTTTGGCTGTGCTGACGGCCTAGACGAAGGGCTTGATATAGAACCTACGGGTGCTGTTTCAGAAACTGTTTATTGGAGTTCTGAAAGAGATGCTGTTTTGGCGGTCAATGCAATTTACAATGAACTGGATAATACCCAATCGGTAATAGAATTTGACGGTATAACCGATATAGGCTTTCGTTCGGCATCGAACGTGCCAACGTTTAATGATGTTCGACTGGGTGAAATAGACCCTTCAAATGCAACGATAACTGGAATTTGGGAAAGGTACTATCGAGGTATTCGCAAATCAAACGATGTGCTTGCAAATATTGACCGTGTAGAAGATGGCGACCCAAGCACTATGGCTCGATTAACGGCCGAAGCTAGGTTTTTAAGAGCCTATTACTATATGCAACTTTCAAGTCTGTGGTGTAATGCGCCACTCATTTTAGAACCTTTAGATGTGAACGATCAACGCCCGACCAATTCTAAAGAAGAATTAGTGAATTTTGTTATAGATGAATTAGAGGCTATCATAAATAGTGAAGCTTTGCCCTTAAGCTACAATAATGATAACTTGGGTAGGGTTACGCAAGGGGCTGCACTCGCAACCAAAGCTAGAATAGCTATTCGCAATAATAGATTTGAAGAAGCAAGGGATGCCTCGTTGGCGGTTATGGACCTAGGCATCTATAGTTTGTACCCTGACTATGAAGAACTTTTTCAATCGGCCGGGCAAAACTCTTCAGAAATAATTTTTGATAGACAATATGCAGTTGGGGGAAGCACCTATAACAACTTTGGGTATTCTGCAGCTTCGATCGGAGGTAACTCTACGGTTGAACCGATGATGGGTCTTTTTGAGAAGTATGAATATATCGGACCTGAAAATCCTGATGACCCTTATGAGAATAAAGATCCCCGCTGGGCATACAATGTGTACTATACCGGTCAACCTATAGGTGCCAACATCTATAACTCATGGCCAACAAGTGCTACTCCAGATCGGGTAAGCGGCAGTGAATGGGCTACTTTATACGGCTACAACCTTAAGAAGTGGGTTGACTACGAAACCTTTGTAGAAAACCCGAGTTTGGGAGACGTAAACATGATTTTAATTAGATATGCCGATGTTCTCTTAATGTATGCCGAATCTAAAATAGAGCTCAATGAAATAGATGCATCGGTATACGATGCCATCAACCAAATAAGACAGCGACCTACCGTAGAAATGCCGGCGATTACCGAAGGCAAATCACAAGCTGAACTTAGAGAAATAGTTCGTGATGAACGTGTTAAAGAACTTGCTTTTGAAGGGCTCCGCTTGTTCGACCTCAATAGATGGCAACTTGGTGAAGAAAAAGTCGGTCTTCTTCAAGGAATGTTCTACATTAATGAAAGTTCTGGAGAATGGGAAATCCTCGACTATGGTCAAGTGGCAAAATTTAATCCAGATCGTGATTATTGCTGGCCCGTTCCTCAAAAAGAAATGGATATAAACGACGTAATCACACAAAACCCTGGTTACACAAACTAA
- a CDS encoding FecR family protein, with protein sequence MANSEKFKLALKHIKKTGKLDTQNLKNLSNDEKQIIYTLYNKGLLDESSRLIESLDSDKDWNAIKKELPASEKQVMPIWKSVLKYAAIFVGLATTFFLIQQEENLAEPAPLFEKAITLKIGEKSLKVINENDSQNIISSNGEVIGTQKGNTLSYNTNSKIDELTYNELEVPLGKIFNVELSDGTLVHLNSGTKIKYPIKFLQGDNREVFIQGEAYFKVAKDTRHPFIVNADAVAVEVLGTEFNITSYPEDHVIKTVLVEGSVDMTNSYAPNENTILKPGNKGSWHKVNRKTKIEEVDVEMYTGWITGELIFRNLSFEEISTKLERRYNIIIENNNAQLASKILTARFNVNVENIEDILKSLKQITPFNYQIIDRKILID encoded by the coding sequence ATGGCAAACAGCGAAAAATTTAAGCTGGCTTTAAAGCACATCAAGAAAACAGGTAAACTCGATACTCAAAACTTGAAAAACCTGTCTAATGATGAGAAACAGATAATATACACGCTATACAACAAAGGTTTGTTGGACGAGTCATCAAGATTGATCGAGAGTCTAGATTCTGATAAGGATTGGAATGCTATAAAAAAAGAATTGCCGGCTAGTGAAAAGCAGGTTATGCCTATTTGGAAATCTGTTTTAAAGTATGCAGCAATTTTTGTCGGATTAGCGACTACTTTCTTTTTGATTCAACAGGAAGAGAATCTAGCTGAACCTGCCCCTCTATTTGAAAAAGCTATTACCCTTAAAATAGGTGAGAAGAGTTTAAAGGTCATAAATGAAAACGATAGCCAAAATATCATTTCTTCTAATGGTGAAGTTATCGGAACACAAAAGGGCAACACATTAAGTTATAATACCAACTCTAAAATAGATGAGTTAACCTATAATGAACTTGAAGTGCCTCTCGGTAAAATTTTTAATGTTGAACTATCAGATGGTACATTGGTTCATTTAAATTCAGGAACTAAAATTAAATACCCCATTAAGTTTCTTCAAGGTGACAATAGAGAAGTGTTCATTCAGGGCGAAGCATATTTCAAGGTAGCAAAAGACACCCGCCACCCCTTTATCGTCAATGCAGATGCAGTTGCAGTCGAAGTTTTGGGAACGGAATTCAATATAACTTCCTATCCTGAAGATCATGTAATCAAAACTGTTTTAGTCGAAGGTTCTGTAGATATGACAAACAGCTATGCACCGAACGAAAACACTATTCTCAAACCTGGCAACAAAGGCAGTTGGCACAAAGTAAACCGCAAAACCAAAATTGAAGAAGTTGATGTTGAAATGTACACAGGCTGGATTACCGGAGAGTTAATATTCAGAAATTTATCCTTCGAAGAAATATCGACAAAGCTAGAGCGTAGATACAATATTATTATAGAGAACAACAATGCTCAACTCGCCTCTAAAATCTTGACCGCTAGGTTTAATGTCAATGTGGAAAACATTGAAGATATTTTAAAATCTCTAAAACAAATTACACCCTTTAATTATCAAATTATTGATAGAAAAATTTTAATCGATTAA
- a CDS encoding precorrin-2 dehydrogenase/sirohydrochlorin ferrochelatase: protein MERNELYPVFLKVSELKVLIVGGGNVALEKLTFLLKSSPNAKVDMVAPMYREDTIALANEYDIVMHRASYDSSYLDKKHIVIATTDRSEVNELVYNDCRTRSILVNVADNPPLCDFYMGGIVTKGNVKIAISTNGKSPTTAKRLRQFFEDVIPENIDDLVKNLNEYRKTIKGDFEQKVETLNEFTKGLVQKK from the coding sequence ATGGAGCGTAACGAACTATACCCCGTTTTTTTAAAAGTTTCAGAACTTAAGGTATTGATTGTCGGGGGCGGCAATGTCGCATTAGAGAAGTTGACTTTTTTATTGAAATCGAGCCCTAATGCCAAAGTGGATATGGTAGCACCGATGTATAGGGAAGACACTATTGCTTTAGCGAATGAATATGATATTGTAATGCATAGGGCTTCTTATGATAGCTCTTATTTGGATAAAAAGCATATTGTAATTGCTACAACTGATAGGTCAGAGGTGAATGAACTTGTTTATAATGATTGTAGAACTAGAAGTATTTTGGTTAATGTGGCCGACAACCCGCCCTTATGTGATTTTTACATGGGGGGTATAGTGACGAAAGGCAATGTTAAAATCGCAATTTCAACCAATGGAAAATCACCTACTACCGCGAAACGTCTTCGTCAATTTTTTGAAGATGTCATTCCTGAGAATATAGATGACCTGGTCAAGAATTTGAACGAATATCGTAAGACAATCAAAGGTGATTTTGAGCAAAAGGTTGAAACTTTGAATGAGTTCACCAAAGGTTTGGTTCAAAAGAAATAA
- a CDS encoding RNA polymerase sigma-70 factor (ECF subfamily), whose protein sequence is MQSRPLDVDELELFFKDNHTYLCLVSLTIVKDHEVAKDVVQDFFISFWERRNSIRISTSFKAYAVKAIKNLSIQYLRENKKEESLIKELGYKDSYELKPFEKTGNRKKLQELLTKLPENRRNIFISYVIYGQSYAEIAENNGISVNTVKTQMKRAYRFLRSEAKPDMLYFLMLSSPVHFM, encoded by the coding sequence ATGCAGTCACGACCCTTAGATGTAGACGAATTAGAGTTATTTTTTAAAGACAATCACACTTATTTGTGCTTAGTGTCTTTGACTATTGTTAAAGACCACGAAGTAGCCAAAGATGTGGTTCAAGACTTTTTTATTTCATTTTGGGAAAGACGGAACTCTATTAGAATTTCTACATCGTTTAAGGCTTACGCCGTAAAGGCCATAAAGAATTTAAGTATTCAATATTTGAGAGAAAACAAAAAGGAAGAGTCTCTTATAAAAGAATTAGGCTATAAAGATTCTTATGAGTTGAAGCCTTTCGAAAAGACCGGAAATAGAAAGAAGTTACAAGAGTTATTGACAAAACTGCCTGAAAATCGCAGAAATATATTTATTTCATACGTGATTTACGGGCAGAGTTATGCCGAAATAGCAGAAAACAATGGTATTTCAGTGAATACCGTTAAAACGCAAATGAAGAGAGCTTATAGGTTTCTAAGGTCTGAAGCTAAGCCCGATATGTTATATTTTTTAATGCTTTCTTCTCCCGTACATTTTATGTAG
- a CDS encoding para-nitrobenzyl esterase, which translates to MKKIQIFLYLQLFLLSTSISAQELITGKNIAVTNTESGKVRGYIHDGTFIYKGIPYAKANRFEAATKPDSWEGIRSSTTYGPVAPLMSPTTSVNDEPEFVFDHDWGYPNEDCLRINIWTPQIDNNKKRPVLFWIHGGGFTAGSSQELPSYDGENLSKRGDVVVVSINHRLNVLGFLDLSAYGDKFKHSANNSILDMVAALNWVKENIENFGGDPNNVTIFGQSGGGAKVNTLMAMPKAKGLFHKAVNQSGSFRTNILDKEETQAIGAEVLSILDLNTDQVDSLQTIPFEQLSKAGTQALKNVAEKMKAEGKPAIGFGLNWGPSRDGIDLPYSLFSPEAFELSIDIPLLLGTTKNEFAPFANMRFVDASDEEIMAHIKKEWKDKSDDYIKAVKKAYPDDTEAKDLLDVDTMFRPGAVVQANGKSALKNGAPVYMYLFTWQSPVFNGKYKSLHCMELPFVFDNIERAKNMTGGGDAAHRLAEKMSLAWINFAKTGDPNHSGLPKWPRYNSQNTATMHFDTISEVKPQLDKELFKLFEQK; encoded by the coding sequence ATGAAAAAAATTCAGATCTTTCTGTACCTTCAGCTATTTCTCCTCTCCACGAGCATTAGTGCACAAGAGCTTATTACTGGCAAAAATATCGCCGTGACCAATACTGAATCAGGAAAAGTTAGAGGTTATATTCATGATGGAACATTTATATACAAGGGCATACCCTATGCAAAAGCTAATCGGTTTGAGGCTGCTACCAAACCAGATTCTTGGGAAGGCATTAGAAGTTCGACTACTTACGGCCCTGTTGCGCCTTTGATGTCGCCCACAACCTCAGTAAACGATGAACCCGAGTTTGTCTTCGACCATGATTGGGGCTACCCTAATGAAGATTGCTTACGAATCAACATATGGACACCCCAAATCGACAATAATAAAAAACGCCCCGTTCTGTTTTGGATTCATGGAGGTGGTTTCACTGCTGGATCTAGTCAGGAGCTGCCCTCATACGATGGTGAAAATTTGAGCAAACGAGGTGATGTTGTTGTTGTATCTATTAATCATCGACTGAACGTTCTGGGATTCTTAGACCTTTCCGCCTACGGAGATAAATTTAAACATTCGGCCAATAACAGCATTTTAGATATGGTGGCCGCCTTGAATTGGGTAAAAGAGAATATCGAAAATTTCGGCGGAGACCCCAACAACGTAACTATTTTCGGCCAGTCTGGTGGTGGTGCTAAAGTCAATACTTTAATGGCAATGCCAAAAGCCAAAGGGTTATTTCACAAGGCCGTGAACCAAAGCGGCTCGTTCAGAACCAACATCTTAGATAAGGAAGAAACACAGGCTATCGGGGCAGAAGTTCTATCTATACTAGACCTTAACACTGACCAAGTAGACAGTCTGCAAACCATACCTTTTGAACAACTTAGCAAGGCTGGTACACAAGCCTTAAAAAATGTGGCTGAAAAAATGAAGGCGGAAGGTAAACCTGCTATTGGCTTCGGACTTAATTGGGGGCCGAGTAGAGATGGTATCGACCTGCCCTATTCGCTATTTTCTCCAGAAGCTTTTGAGTTATCGATAGATATTCCTCTTTTATTGGGCACCACTAAGAATGAATTTGCACCATTTGCCAATATGAGGTTTGTTGATGCCTCGGATGAAGAAATTATGGCACACATAAAAAAAGAATGGAAAGATAAATCGGATGATTATATCAAAGCTGTAAAAAAGGCATATCCTGATGATACAGAAGCAAAAGATTTATTGGATGTAGATACCATGTTTAGACCTGGGGCCGTAGTTCAGGCCAATGGAAAATCAGCATTGAAAAATGGTGCCCCCGTTTATATGTATTTGTTTACTTGGCAATCGCCTGTATTTAACGGCAAATACAAATCACTTCATTGCATGGAACTACCTTTCGTATTCGATAATATTGAAAGGGCCAAGAATATGACCGGTGGAGGAGATGCCGCTCATCGACTTGCTGAAAAAATGAGCCTAGCGTGGATCAACTTTGCAAAAACTGGTGACCCTAACCACTCAGGCCTACCAAAATGGCCTAGATATAACAGCCAAAACACGGCAACTATGCACTTTGATACAATCTCTGAGGTCAAACCTCAATTAGATAAGGAATTGTTCAAATTATTTGAGCAAAAGTGA
- a CDS encoding putative dehydrogenase has protein sequence MKDDKTLSKETRRRFLKKAGAAAVFSAGSFQMPLGLANSFDLSKKDQLKVGLVGCGGRGTGAAVQALNADPDVVLHAMADAFEDRLTSSLALLKKAHGQRVKVDKARQFVGFDACQKLIDSGVDVVLLASPPGFRPDHLTAAIDAGKHVFYEKPVAVDAPGVRKVLEAAKKAKTKNLSMVSGFCFRYDLQKQALYSKVLGGAIGDIRTISSTRNGGELWFKDRKPEWTDMEYQLRNWYYQNWLSGDFLVEMFVHSLDMITWALGEKMPLSATATGGRQWRTDEKYGNIYDHFALEYDYADDIKGYCFTRQQRGGSTKNAVEINGTLGNAYYEGNRHEITGKNAWKYDGEVNDMYQSEHDALFKSIREGSGINDGELSANSTLMGIMGRMAAYTGQTISWDDAMNSTETLGPKAYDWDLKFNGPEIAVPGKTKFI, from the coding sequence ATGAAAGACGACAAAACCCTTTCTAAAGAAACCCGAAGAAGATTTCTTAAAAAAGCAGGCGCAGCCGCTGTTTTCAGCGCGGGTTCGTTTCAAATGCCCCTCGGCCTAGCAAACAGCTTTGACCTCAGCAAAAAAGATCAGCTCAAAGTTGGGCTGGTCGGTTGCGGTGGTCGAGGTACAGGTGCTGCGGTACAAGCATTAAATGCTGACCCAGATGTTGTATTGCATGCAATGGCAGATGCTTTTGAAGATAGATTGACGAGTTCTTTGGCTTTATTAAAAAAAGCACATGGCCAACGTGTAAAGGTTGATAAAGCAAGGCAATTTGTGGGTTTCGATGCATGTCAAAAACTTATAGATTCGGGTGTTGACGTGGTGCTTCTTGCGAGCCCTCCTGGCTTTCGACCTGACCATTTAACTGCAGCCATAGATGCGGGCAAACATGTATTTTATGAAAAACCTGTGGCAGTAGATGCTCCTGGCGTTCGAAAAGTGCTAGAAGCCGCAAAAAAGGCTAAGACCAAAAATCTCTCAATGGTCTCAGGTTTCTGCTTTAGGTACGACCTACAAAAACAGGCCCTCTATAGTAAAGTATTAGGTGGCGCTATTGGAGATATCAGAACAATATCATCTACCAGAAATGGTGGAGAATTGTGGTTCAAAGACAGAAAACCCGAGTGGACCGATATGGAGTACCAACTTCGAAATTGGTATTATCAGAATTGGCTATCGGGAGACTTCCTTGTGGAAATGTTTGTGCATAGTTTAGATATGATTACTTGGGCTCTTGGTGAAAAAATGCCTTTATCTGCGACTGCTACCGGTGGTAGGCAATGGCGTACCGATGAAAAATATGGCAACATATATGATCATTTTGCTCTCGAATACGATTATGCCGACGATATCAAGGGGTATTGCTTTACCAGACAACAACGAGGGGGTTCTACTAAAAATGCGGTTGAAATCAATGGTACTCTTGGTAATGCGTATTATGAAGGAAATCGCCACGAAATCACTGGCAAAAATGCATGGAAGTATGATGGAGAGGTTAATGACATGTATCAATCGGAGCATGACGCCCTATTCAAATCTATTCGTGAAGGCTCAGGAATAAATGATGGTGAGTTAAGTGCGAATAGCACACTCATGGGCATAATGGGTAGAATGGCCGCCTATACCGGGCAAACCATAAGTTGGGACGATGCCATGAACTCTACTGAAACCCTAGGTCCCAAAGCTTATGACTGGGATCTGAAGTTTAATGGACCCGAAATAGCCGTACCCGGAAAAACCAAATTTATCTAA